In Lotus japonicus ecotype B-129 chromosome 5, LjGifu_v1.2, one genomic interval encodes:
- the LOC130720776 gene encoding uncharacterized protein LOC130720776: MVLQSAKCKLTTKGLKNATHFGLIFQILPLRGCACACRFIIPLLFLRRYVVLSFSLVVSIPICNFSVISTFTYVVTMNFSESNHQHVPQNPTTTHPFMSKLKKIAFRSISLLVLFTAISIGFTRTNYYKLHYLKHSLTTSPTIFHAIGSYFSPPKQPISVPSQCVLWMAPFLSGGGYSSEGWSYVLALHGHRKMHDFKLAIEQHGDLESLDFWEGLPEDVKDLARELYQTECRMNETIVVCHSEPGAWYPPLFETSPCPPSFYHDFKSVIGRTMFETDRVNGEHVERCNRMDYVWVPTEFHRSTFIESGVDPNKVVKIVQPIDVEFFDPVKYKPLDLASTAKLVLGSGGVGKSFVFLSIFKWEYRKGWDVLLRSYLKEFSKDDRVALYLLTNPYHTESDFGNKILDFVESSDVGEPANGWAPVYVIDTHIAQSDLPRVYRAADAFVLPSRGEGWGRPLVEAMSMSLPVIATNWSGPTEYLTEDNSYPLPVDRMSEVMEGPFKGHLWAEPSEHELQVLMRQVKDNPTEATARGRMAREDMIRRFSPEIVADIVADHLQNIGGHKS, encoded by the coding sequence ATGGTTCTGCAATCTGCAAAGTGCAAACTCACTACAAAGGGACTGAAAAATGCAACCCATTTTGGTTTGATTTTCCAGATTCTTCCTCTTCGCGGTTGTGCTTGTGCCTGCAGGTTTATCATTCCCCTTCTCTTTCTACGTAGATATgttgttctttctttttctctcgtTGTCTCAATCCCCATATGCAATTTTAGTGTGATTTCTACATTCACTTATGTTGTTACCATGAATTTCTCCGAATCAAATCACCAACATGTTCCTCAAAATCCGACAACAACCCACCCCTTcatgtcaaaactcaaaaaaattgCATTTCGCTCAATTTCCTTATTGGTTCTCTTCACAGCAATTTCCATTGGTTTCACAAGAACAAACTACTATAAACTTCACTACTTGAAACACTCCCTCACAACATCACCAACCATTTTTCATGCTATTGGGTCTTACTTTTCACCCCCAAAACAACCAATTTCTGTGCCCTCCCAATGTGTCCTATGGATGGCTCCCTTTCTTTCAGGTGGAGGGTATAGCTCAGAAGGTTGGTCTTATGTTTTGGCACTTCATGGACACAGAAAAATGCATGATTTTAAGTTGGCAATTGAGCAACATGGTGATCTAGAATCTCTAGATTTTTGGGAGGGTTTGCCAGAAGATGTGAAAGACTTGGCTAGGGAGTTGTACCAAACTGAGTGTAGAATGAATGAGACCATTGTGGTTTGCCATAGTGAGCCTGGTGCTTGGTACCCTCCTCTGTTTGAAACCTCTCCATGCCCACCATCCTTTTACCATGATTTCAAGTCTGTGATTGGCAGGACTATGTTTGAGACTGATAGAGTGAATGGCGAGCATGTAGAGCGATGTAACCGAATGGATTATGTTTGGGTTCCTACAGAGTTCCATAGGTCTACATTTATAGAAAGTGGGGTTGATCCTAACAAGGTGGTGAAGATTGTTCAACCTATTGATGTCGAGTTCTTTGATCCTGTAAAGTACAAGCCACTGGATCTTGCTTCTACAGCAAAACTGGTTTTAGGTTCTGGCGGGGTGGGgaagagttttgtgtttttaagTATCTTCAAGTGGGAGTATAGGAAAGGGTGGGATGTGTTGTTAAGGTCATACTTGAAGGAATTCTCAAAAGACGATAGGGTTGCTTTGTACTTGTTAACAAATCCATATCATACCGAAAGCGATTTTGGGAACAAAATATTGGATTTTGTGGAGAGTTCTGATGTTGGAGAACCTGCTAATGGTTGGGCTCCAGTTTATGTTATTGATACACACATAGCTCAAAGTGACTTGCCAAGAGTTTACAGGGCAGCTGATGCTTTTGTTCTTCCTTCCAGAGGAGAAGGGTGGGGGAGACCTCTGGTGGAAGCCATGTCGATGTCGTTGCCGGTGATTGCGACGAATTGGTCTGGACCAACTGAATATTTGACAGAGGATAATAGCTATCCGCTACCTGTGGATAGAATGAGTGAAGTAATGGAAGGTCCATTCAAGGGACATCTTTGGGCTGAACCTTCTGAGCATGAACTTCAGGTTCTTATGAGGCAGGTGAAGGATAATCCCACTGAGGCTACAGCCAGAGGAAGAATGGCGAGGGAGGACATGATAAGACGGTTCTCACCGGAGATTGTGGCAGACATTGTTGCTGACCACTTACAAAACATAGGAGGGCATAAGAGCTAA